From Planococcus halocryophilus, the proteins below share one genomic window:
- a CDS encoding polysaccharide biosynthesis protein, which yields MSLKNRVSLLLVVDSLIVFFSIFVGYYVLYPYNDLMQNHFLLASALTIFIAHHALAMYYGLYRKVWEYASIGELTSIFKAVTWSIVVIGIVQYAYRGDVLFRALIITWMLHLILIGGSRLSWRLLRDSKKSHKDSELKRTLIVGAGKAGTLVARQLLANPENGLLPALYVDDDKNKQGLDIYGVRVVHGNTQNIADIAKDNRIDTIIIAIPSLGKQETAELIKTCMDSGIRTQTIPLIEDIMTGKVSVTDIQDVKIEDLLGRDEVKLDMNKIANQLTSKTILVTGAGGSIGSEISRQIARFGPKKLLLLGHGENSIYLIDMELRQKIAPDTEIIPIIADVQDRERIMDIMNIYKPDVVYHAAAHKHVPLMEGNPMEAVKNNVYGTKNVAEAAHINGVGNFVMVSTDKAVNPPNVMGATKRFAEMIVQNLAKRSDTKFAAVRFGNVLGSRGSVIPLFKKQIAAGGPITVTDPRMTRYFMTIPEASRLVIQAGTLAEGGEVFVLDMGEPVKIVDLAQNLIRLSGYAEGEIGINFSGIRPGEKLFEELLNENEIQTEQVFPKIYIGKANPVSEGELTYLLEKLPEMPNDEVKDVLVTLANRKNVEMPKIKVESI from the coding sequence ATGTCATTAAAAAACCGTGTATCCCTATTATTAGTCGTCGACTCCCTGATTGTCTTTTTCTCTATTTTTGTCGGCTATTATGTGCTGTACCCATATAACGATTTGATGCAAAATCATTTTCTCCTAGCGAGTGCACTGACAATCTTTATCGCCCATCATGCCCTGGCCATGTATTACGGCTTGTATCGCAAAGTGTGGGAATATGCCTCAATCGGAGAATTAACGTCTATTTTTAAGGCGGTTACGTGGTCAATCGTTGTTATTGGTATCGTGCAATACGCATATAGAGGCGATGTGCTGTTCCGTGCATTAATCATCACGTGGATGCTGCACCTTATTTTAATCGGCGGCTCCCGCCTATCATGGCGCTTGCTGCGCGATAGCAAAAAAAGCCACAAAGATTCAGAGCTGAAACGCACGTTGATCGTCGGTGCGGGAAAAGCGGGAACTTTAGTGGCGCGTCAATTGCTCGCCAACCCCGAAAACGGTTTGTTGCCGGCACTGTATGTTGATGACGACAAAAACAAGCAAGGCCTGGACATTTACGGCGTTCGAGTGGTCCATGGCAATACGCAAAACATTGCCGACATCGCCAAAGACAACCGGATCGACACCATCATCATCGCCATCCCCTCACTCGGCAAGCAAGAAACCGCCGAGCTGATCAAAACCTGCATGGACTCAGGCATCCGCACGCAAACCATACCTCTTATTGAAGACATTATGACCGGTAAAGTATCGGTGACAGACATTCAAGATGTTAAAATTGAAGACTTGTTAGGGCGTGACGAAGTTAAGTTGGATATGAATAAAATCGCCAATCAGCTGACGAGTAAAACCATCTTGGTCACAGGCGCGGGCGGCTCAATCGGCTCGGAAATTTCACGTCAAATCGCACGCTTTGGACCGAAAAAGCTATTGCTGTTAGGCCATGGTGAAAACTCCATTTACTTGATCGATATGGAGCTGCGTCAAAAAATTGCACCCGATACCGAAATCATCCCCATCATTGCCGATGTTCAAGACCGTGAACGCATCATGGATATTATGAATATCTACAAACCGGACGTGGTCTACCACGCTGCGGCGCATAAACACGTGCCTTTAATGGAAGGCAATCCGATGGAAGCAGTCAAAAACAATGTGTATGGTACGAAAAACGTTGCAGAAGCAGCGCATATAAACGGTGTCGGCAATTTTGTTATGGTCTCAACAGATAAAGCGGTAAATCCACCAAACGTTATGGGTGCAACTAAACGCTTTGCTGAAATGATTGTCCAAAATTTAGCGAAGCGCAGCGACACAAAATTCGCAGCAGTTCGTTTTGGGAATGTATTAGGGTCACGTGGCTCGGTGATTCCGTTATTTAAAAAACAAATCGCAGCAGGCGGTCCGATTACAGTAACAGATCCGCGCATGACGCGTTATTTCATGACCATTCCAGAAGCTTCACGTTTAGTCATTCAAGCTGGAACATTAGCTGAAGGTGGCGAAGTGTTTGTTTTGGATATGGGAGAGCCTGTTAAAATTGTCGATCTCGCACAGAACTTAATCCGTTTGTCTGGTTATGCAGAAGGCGAAATCGGCATTAATTTCTCTGGTATTCGTCCGGGAGAGAAGTTGTTTGAAGAGTTATTGAATGAAAATGAAATTCAGACGGAGCAAGTGTTTCCGAAGATTTATATTGGAAAGGCGAATCCTGTTAGTGAGGGTGAGTTGACTTATCTTTTGGAGAAGTTGCCTGAGATGCCGAATGATGAGGTTAAAGATGTACTAGTAACTTTGGCTAATCGGAAGAATGTTGAGATGCCAAAAATTAAAGTAGAAAGCATATAA
- a CDS encoding O-antigen polymerase: MIEYKSELHITIPRILLMTLCLSTIAFVISLSYEFSFTLVGVLVVISIFLILMPLFLCKDIFHPFVILSISMLLAVIDFLNKDLTNSSLMDFKLGEEYSLLIIICWYFFFYFGYLISNNLVFNSTIKIKLPMVKQNRKVAYFLWLIAIASFIYTLYVIGGISGMLNAMTHTTTAYSGLGYLRQLVGIGGISALILLTGGYKKKSILILLATVSMLILFGGRANVVLGIVLPFLMVFHYVVKKINILQLITVGLIALLFVELVGILRKVSQSHFSIDNLWSLIVNAAGATGRANTVPWLVESLLSGEIDYQLGKPLLNIIFAPIPRKFWDNKPEIIDGTVLIAHELTGSTNFGMPAGPYGEAFFNFGWIGVILFAFLTGFIISRVYTIFIKGREEQTVMNVVFYSLTIQSMLSIFSTSSQSRILWFFGIFLLIYLFDTLTSVKSRFNKLPILAKK; this comes from the coding sequence ATGATAGAATATAAAAGCGAACTTCACATTACTATTCCAAGAATTTTACTAATGACACTATGTCTATCAACGATTGCATTTGTAATTAGCTTGTCATATGAATTTTCTTTCACACTAGTTGGAGTTTTAGTAGTAATTTCAATTTTTTTAATTTTAATGCCGCTTTTTTTATGCAAAGACATATTTCACCCCTTTGTGATCTTATCAATCTCAATGCTACTAGCAGTAATAGATTTCTTAAACAAAGATCTAACAAATTCTTCACTTATGGATTTTAAGCTAGGGGAAGAGTATTCTTTGTTAATTATTATTTGTTGGTATTTCTTTTTTTATTTTGGATATTTAATAAGTAATAATCTAGTATTCAATTCTACTATAAAAATCAAGCTCCCTATGGTTAAGCAAAATAGAAAAGTTGCCTATTTTCTTTGGTTGATAGCAATAGCATCTTTTATTTATACTCTGTATGTTATCGGTGGTATATCAGGTATGCTAAATGCGATGACTCATACAACTACTGCATACTCTGGATTAGGCTATCTCAGACAGTTGGTTGGTATAGGTGGCATCTCAGCTTTAATACTTCTAACAGGTGGATATAAGAAGAAATCGATTCTAATACTATTAGCAACTGTAAGTATGTTGATTTTGTTTGGTGGTCGAGCCAATGTGGTGCTAGGCATCGTGCTGCCTTTTTTGATGGTATTTCATTATGTTGTAAAGAAGATTAATATCTTGCAATTAATTACAGTAGGTTTGATAGCATTACTATTCGTAGAATTAGTAGGGATTCTAAGAAAGGTTAGTCAATCCCATTTTTCTATAGATAACCTTTGGAGCTTAATAGTTAATGCTGCAGGAGCAACAGGCAGAGCTAACACAGTTCCGTGGTTGGTAGAGTCACTATTGAGTGGTGAAATTGACTATCAGCTTGGAAAGCCATTGCTTAATATTATATTCGCTCCAATCCCAAGGAAATTTTGGGACAATAAACCAGAAATTATTGATGGGACAGTTCTAATTGCGCATGAGTTGACGGGATCTACAAATTTCGGAATGCCGGCTGGTCCGTATGGAGAAGCATTTTTTAATTTTGGGTGGATTGGTGTAATCTTATTTGCTTTCTTAACGGGATTTATTATCAGTAGGGTATATACAATATTTATCAAAGGCAGAGAAGAACAGACCGTTATGAACGTCGTCTTCTATAGTTTAACTATACAGTCGATGTTGAGTATATTTAGTACTTCTTCACAGTCAAGAATTTTATGGTTTTTTGGTATCTTTTTACTTATATACTTATTTGATACTTTAACTAGTGTTAAATCTAGATTTAATAAATTGCCTATCCTCGCGAAAAAATAG
- a CDS encoding sugar transferase, producing MYKKFVKRFFDLILSIVALPFWLLILVVVGPILYFLDRGPIFYNASRLGKNGKVFKMYKFRSMKLNAPDLRNEDGSTFNSENDPRLTRIGKLIRKTSIDETPQLLNIIKGDMSIVGPRPDLPEAMNIYSKEEVRKLEVRPGITGFNQAFYRNSVNTTEKFKNDVYYVDNLRFGLDLKIVYYTAITVLMKRNIFVNSNKNKGSVE from the coding sequence ATGTATAAGAAGTTTGTAAAAAGATTTTTTGATTTAATATTATCAATAGTAGCCTTACCCTTTTGGTTATTAATTCTAGTAGTTGTTGGGCCAATTTTATACTTTTTGGACAGAGGACCAATATTTTACAATGCATCTCGCTTGGGTAAAAATGGAAAAGTGTTTAAAATGTACAAGTTTCGTTCTATGAAGTTAAATGCTCCAGATTTGAGAAATGAAGATGGCTCCACTTTTAATTCTGAAAATGACCCAAGACTAACTAGGATTGGAAAGTTAATACGTAAGACTAGTATAGATGAAACTCCTCAGTTGCTAAATATAATTAAAGGAGATATGAGTATTGTTGGACCCCGACCTGACTTACCAGAAGCGATGAATATATATTCAAAAGAGGAAGTCAGAAAACTTGAAGTTAGACCAGGAATTACAGGTTTCAATCAAGCTTTCTATAGAAATTCGGTCAATACAACAGAGAAATTTAAAAATGATGTTTATTATGTAGATAATCTAAGATTTGGTCTAGATTTAAAAATTGTTTACTATACTGCAATAACGGTATTAATGAAAAGAAATATTTTTGTAAACAGTAACAAAAATAAAGGAAGTGTTGAATAG
- a CDS encoding ATP-grasp domain-containing protein, giving the protein MKYKKKIMILGASILQVPAIIKAKEMGLEVIVLDKYASAPGAEIADIFLNISTLDVARVTAAAKEYQIDCIMTLASDLPIRSIAAVSAELKIPGIEKEAAIRVTNKRLMRENLLINDVPIPNFCKISNYLEYEKALEKIKGKVIVKPVDSSGSRGVYLIEDKKNMDIVKFAYDYSSRFSTNNEILVEEYMEGPEVSVESISYKGKTTIIAITDKITTGAPRFVEMGHTQPSKLEENLIKEIRKITISALSSLGIENGPSHTEIIVTEEGPKIVEVGARLGGDNITSHLVPLSTGIDMVKNTIEIALGNEPDLVHTLKKGSSIKYLNAGFGEITNILGIDKVKELKEVKEVFFHKNVGDIVKEITNSVDRTGYIIAQSNSAGEAYNICERASEDIKIITKDIVKQI; this is encoded by the coding sequence TTGAAGTATAAAAAGAAAATCATGATATTGGGAGCAAGTATACTTCAGGTTCCAGCAATAATTAAAGCAAAAGAGATGGGTTTGGAAGTCATCGTTTTAGATAAATATGCGAGCGCTCCGGGTGCTGAAATTGCAGATATCTTTTTAAATATAAGTACTCTGGATGTTGCTCGCGTGACTGCAGCAGCAAAAGAGTACCAGATTGATTGCATCATGACGTTGGCGAGTGATCTGCCAATTAGATCTATAGCAGCCGTATCAGCAGAGTTGAAAATTCCAGGAATAGAAAAGGAAGCCGCAATAAGAGTCACAAATAAAAGGTTGATGAGAGAGAATTTACTAATCAATGATGTGCCCATTCCGAATTTTTGTAAGATCTCTAATTATTTAGAATACGAAAAAGCTTTGGAGAAAATAAAAGGGAAAGTTATTGTTAAACCTGTAGATAGTTCGGGCAGTAGAGGTGTGTATTTAATAGAGGATAAGAAGAATATGGATATAGTGAAATTTGCTTATGATTACAGTTCACGCTTTTCTACGAATAATGAAATTTTGGTTGAGGAATACATGGAAGGTCCAGAAGTTAGCGTGGAGTCTATAAGTTATAAAGGCAAGACCACAATTATAGCAATAACCGATAAAATAACAACAGGAGCTCCTAGATTTGTAGAAATGGGACATACACAGCCCTCTAAATTGGAAGAGAATTTAATTAAAGAAATCCGGAAAATTACAATTTCTGCACTAAGTTCTTTGGGAATTGAGAATGGACCATCTCACACTGAAATTATAGTTACAGAAGAAGGACCCAAAATTGTTGAGGTTGGAGCCAGGTTGGGAGGAGATAATATAACGTCGCATCTAGTGCCTCTCTCGACAGGTATTGATATGGTTAAAAATACAATTGAAATTGCGTTGGGAAATGAACCAGACTTAGTGCATACACTAAAAAAAGGATCATCTATAAAATACTTAAATGCTGGTTTTGGTGAAATTACAAATATTTTAGGGATAGATAAAGTAAAAGAACTGAAAGAAGTAAAAGAAGTATTTTTTCACAAAAATGTTGGAGACATAGTGAAAGAAATTACGAATAGTGTAGATAGAACTGGATACATAATAGCTCAGTCAAATTCAGCAGGAGAAGCATACAATATTTGTGAAAGAGCAAGCGAAGATATCAAAATAATTACGAAAGATATCGTTAAACAAATTTAA
- a CDS encoding glycosyltransferase family 4 protein, which produces MKLMVVLEHRFYEYPNGEIYSERVIDYDFLKRYLNVFEEVIVCGRFKNIKFPLEKKLRVDGEGISFVKLPDFKGPEEMLTKSLIIKKIIKTAISKSDAVLLRAPSPTSYLALNTVKKSKKPFGVEMVANPRTALEIHENKNLIKKLKNELIKKVWVLHAKEVCKSANGVSYVTERALQNEYPCHSILFGESKKFFNDSYSTINLKQSDFTYEEENKKKNENEYFTICHTGYMDGKTKGHLTVIKTLKILLNRGYKVKVKFIGSGKYMPEFEEYANKLDLRENVEFLGGLFGYKEVQKVLRASDLYFFPTMSEGLPRSLIEAMANKLPCISSPVDGIPELLEGEFLAPYNSTESYANKIEELINSPQLREEAAEKNYIKAKEYTQQKLTPRRDRFYSKLYSLTQE; this is translated from the coding sequence ATGAAATTGATGGTAGTGTTAGAGCACAGATTTTATGAATATCCAAATGGTGAAATTTATAGTGAAAGAGTAATTGATTATGATTTTTTAAAAAGATACTTAAATGTATTTGAAGAAGTAATAGTATGTGGAAGGTTCAAAAATATAAAATTTCCTCTAGAAAAAAAACTTCGAGTAGATGGAGAAGGGATTTCTTTTGTGAAATTGCCAGATTTCAAGGGACCTGAAGAAATGTTGACTAAAAGTTTGATTATTAAGAAAATAATTAAAACAGCTATTAGTAAATCTGATGCAGTCTTGCTAAGGGCACCCAGTCCTACTTCCTATCTTGCTCTTAATACAGTAAAAAAATCAAAGAAACCTTTCGGAGTAGAAATGGTTGCAAATCCGCGAACTGCTTTAGAAATACATGAAAATAAAAATTTAATTAAGAAATTAAAGAATGAACTAATAAAAAAAGTTTGGGTGTTACATGCAAAAGAAGTATGCAAAAGTGCCAATGGAGTATCTTATGTTACTGAGCGAGCCCTGCAAAATGAGTATCCCTGTCATTCAATTTTATTCGGGGAAAGCAAAAAGTTTTTTAATGATTCTTACTCAACTATAAATCTGAAGCAATCAGATTTTACGTATGAAGAGGAGAACAAGAAAAAGAATGAAAATGAATATTTTACTATTTGTCATACTGGTTATATGGATGGAAAAACAAAAGGGCATTTGACAGTTATTAAAACTTTAAAAATTCTATTAAATAGAGGATATAAGGTTAAAGTAAAATTTATAGGGTCGGGAAAATATATGCCGGAATTTGAAGAATATGCAAATAAACTAGATTTAAGAGAAAATGTGGAATTTTTGGGAGGATTATTCGGCTACAAAGAGGTGCAAAAAGTTTTAAGAGCATCGGATTTGTACTTTTTCCCAACTATGTCTGAAGGATTACCAAGGTCATTGATTGAAGCTATGGCTAACAAATTACCATGCATATCTAGTCCAGTAGATGGCATACCAGAATTACTAGAAGGTGAGTTTCTAGCCCCTTATAATTCTACTGAGAGTTATGCTAATAAAATTGAAGAGTTAATAAATAGTCCTCAGTTAAGAGAAGAAGCTGCTGAAAAAAATTATATAAAAGCAAAAGAGTACACCCAACAAAAATTAACGCCAAGAAGAGATCGATTTTACTCTAAACTATATAGTCTTACTCAAGAATAG
- a CDS encoding CpsD/CapB family tyrosine-protein kinase: protein MARKKKVLQETARKLIAFTTPRSVVTEQFRTLRTNINFSSPDSEIRTMVVTSAAPSEGKSTTAANLAVVFAQEGKKVLLIDGDMRKPTTHYTFRMGNTIGLSSVLTRQSSIQEVIRATAVDRLDLMTCGPIPPNPAELLASKSMDTLIEQLKNTYDLIIFDAPPVLSVTDGQILANKCEGTILVVSSGNTEKDKALKAKEAIESSNSRLIGAVLNNFELPKDSYYYQYYGNTE, encoded by the coding sequence ATGGCGAGAAAGAAAAAAGTCCTGCAGGAAACTGCGCGTAAACTCATCGCATTTACAACACCTCGCTCCGTAGTGACCGAGCAATTCCGTACATTGCGTACGAATATCAATTTCTCATCACCAGATTCTGAAATCCGTACAATGGTTGTCACGTCAGCAGCACCTTCAGAAGGAAAGTCAACAACGGCAGCAAACTTAGCCGTAGTATTTGCACAAGAAGGCAAAAAAGTCTTATTAATAGATGGCGATATGCGCAAGCCGACTACTCATTACACATTCCGTATGGGGAATACGATTGGCTTATCAAGTGTCTTGACGCGCCAAAGTTCGATTCAAGAAGTTATTCGTGCGACAGCTGTAGATCGTTTAGACTTAATGACATGCGGCCCGATCCCACCAAATCCGGCAGAATTACTGGCTTCAAAATCGATGGACACATTGATTGAACAGCTTAAAAATACGTATGACTTAATCATTTTTGATGCCCCACCTGTTTTATCTGTAACGGATGGCCAAATTTTAGCGAATAAATGCGAAGGTACGATTCTTGTTGTCAGCTCAGGAAATACCGAAAAAGACAAAGCATTAAAAGCAAAAGAAGCAATCGAATCTTCCAATAGCCGCTTAATCGGTGCGGTATTGAATAATTTCGAATTGCCAAAAGATAGCTATTACTATCAATATTATGGAAACACAGAGTAA
- a CDS encoding glycosyltransferase — protein MKKKILVFLFQLNGGGAEKTVVNILNKLDSSKFNIVLVLGNDKNNHYMDLLSENVTVKYLDCGKLRKCLLKLRKTIILEKPDLLFTTMNPNNIMLVVAEFISFRKIPVIVREANNRTQSGTVTVLNKLITKICYNYAAKVISLSHGVKEDLINNFKIKQEKIKVIYNPIDIDYINQIKNEEILDIEINGNEKTIISVGRLEEQKDFTTLIRAFNLVQSQIKSRLLILGKGSQEGSLKKLVTTLNLEEKVIFLGFKENPQKYVKNSDLFALTSKWEGFGHVIVEAMAVGTPVVVTNCNSGPLEIIKNNEYGILSNVEDYVDISNKIINLLKNDVLSAEYSCKGLLRSEDFKSDKIVKEYEEIFLETGG, from the coding sequence TTGAAAAAAAAAATACTTGTATTCTTATTTCAGCTAAATGGTGGAGGGGCAGAAAAAACTGTAGTAAATATTTTAAATAAATTAGATTCTTCGAAGTTTAATATCGTCCTTGTACTTGGTAATGATAAAAATAACCATTATATGGATTTATTGTCTGAAAATGTAACTGTCAAATATTTAGACTGTGGGAAATTAAGAAAGTGTCTATTAAAATTAAGAAAAACAATTATTTTAGAAAAACCAGATTTATTGTTCACTACTATGAATCCTAACAATATAATGCTAGTAGTGGCGGAATTTATAAGTTTTAGGAAGATCCCTGTAATTGTTCGAGAAGCGAATAATAGAACTCAATCTGGGACAGTTACAGTTTTAAATAAGTTAATAACTAAAATTTGTTATAATTATGCTGCTAAAGTCATATCTTTGTCACATGGTGTCAAAGAAGATTTAATTAATAATTTTAAAATAAAGCAAGAAAAAATAAAGGTAATATACAACCCAATTGACATAGACTATATTAATCAAATTAAGAATGAAGAAATATTAGATATAGAGATTAATGGTAATGAGAAAACAATTATTTCAGTCGGTAGATTAGAAGAGCAAAAAGATTTTACAACCTTAATTAGAGCTTTTAATTTAGTTCAAAGCCAAATTAAATCGCGATTACTTATACTAGGAAAAGGGTCACAAGAAGGCTCGTTAAAGAAGTTAGTAACAACATTAAATTTGGAAGAAAAAGTAATTTTTCTAGGTTTTAAAGAAAATCCACAGAAGTATGTAAAAAATTCTGATCTTTTTGCTTTAACATCTAAATGGGAGGGTTTTGGACATGTTATTGTAGAAGCTATGGCAGTTGGAACACCTGTCGTCGTAACCAATTGTAATTCAGGTCCATTAGAAATTATAAAGAACAACGAATATGGAATATTGTCTAACGTTGAAGACTATGTAGATATTTCAAATAAAATAATTAACTTACTAAAGAACGACGTACTTAGTGCGGAATATTCCTGTAAAGGGTTATTAAGATCTGAAGATTTCAAAAGTGATAAAATAGTCAAGGAATACGAAGAAATCTTTTTAGAAACTGGTGGGTAG
- a CDS encoding DegT/DnrJ/EryC1/StrS family aminotransferase: MVINKLRDIPFSPPDITDEEIAEVVHTLKSGWITTGPKTKEFEKRLANYIGTSKAACLNSATAAMEMTLRVLGIGEGDEVITTAYTYTATASVIHHVGAKIVLVDVAPNSYEMDYSKMEAAITERTKAIIAVDIAGLMCDYTAIFKAIENKNQIYKANNTLQKLIGRPVVLADSAHAFGAVRKGLNSGRAADFTCFSFHAVKNLTTAEGGAVTWRNDLGLDDEWIYKQYMLLSLHGQSKDALAKTQKGSWEYDVIMPAYKCNMTDIMASIGLVQLSRYEVLKAKRRKVIEMYDEGLSRIGVEVLSHFGVDYTSSGHLYLVRIPGISENMRNEIVIKMAELGISCNVHYKPLPMLNAYKDLGFDIKDFPNAYDMYQNEITLPLHTMLEDEDVVYIIKSMDNIIKEI; encoded by the coding sequence ATGGTTATAAACAAATTGAGAGATATTCCTTTTTCTCCTCCAGATATTACGGACGAAGAAATTGCTGAGGTAGTTCATACTTTAAAATCCGGATGGATTACAACAGGCCCTAAAACTAAAGAGTTCGAAAAAAGATTAGCAAATTATATCGGCACTTCAAAAGCAGCCTGTTTGAATTCTGCAACTGCTGCCATGGAAATGACCTTGCGAGTATTAGGAATCGGTGAAGGTGATGAAGTAATTACTACGGCTTATACTTACACTGCAACTGCTTCGGTAATACATCATGTCGGAGCGAAAATCGTTCTAGTAGATGTAGCACCGAACTCATATGAAATGGATTATTCTAAAATGGAAGCAGCTATAACTGAAAGAACTAAAGCAATTATTGCTGTCGATATAGCGGGACTTATGTGTGACTACACTGCAATTTTTAAGGCTATAGAAAATAAAAATCAAATTTATAAAGCTAACAATACGCTCCAGAAATTAATTGGGCGTCCTGTTGTGCTTGCTGATTCAGCTCATGCATTTGGTGCCGTAAGAAAAGGTCTTAACAGCGGGCGAGCAGCGGATTTCACCTGTTTTTCTTTTCATGCGGTAAAAAATCTAACAACTGCTGAAGGTGGAGCTGTTACATGGAGAAATGATCTGGGTTTGGATGATGAGTGGATATATAAACAATACATGTTGCTATCACTTCATGGTCAATCAAAAGATGCATTGGCTAAAACTCAAAAAGGTTCTTGGGAATATGATGTGATTATGCCGGCTTATAAATGTAATATGACGGATATTATGGCGAGTATTGGCCTAGTGCAATTAAGCAGATATGAAGTCTTGAAGGCTAAAAGAAGAAAAGTAATTGAAATGTACGATGAAGGACTTTCAAGGATTGGTGTTGAAGTTCTATCACATTTTGGTGTAGATTATACTTCATCTGGACATCTTTACTTAGTAAGAATTCCAGGAATCAGTGAAAATATGAGAAATGAAATTGTTATCAAGATGGCCGAGTTAGGTATTTCATGTAATGTTCATTATAAGCCGTTGCCGATGTTGAACGCTTATAAGGATTTAGGATTTGATATTAAAGATTTTCCTAATGCATATGATATGTATCAGAATGAAATTACTTTGCCTTTGCATACTATGCTAGAAGATGAAGATGTAGTATATATAATAAAATCTATGGATAATATAATTAAAGAAATTTAA
- a CDS encoding GNAT family N-acetyltransferase: MIIGSRVQLIALNEEVMNLSLKWINDPEIRIYTGAKFPVTRNEHEVWFDSKATNKYNKTFAIQIIETGKIIGIVGNTDYDPLNRTTYPYIYIGEKDSQGKGIGQESFNLILDFCFEVLNVNRVYGYLFEYNSDSKNMLLKCGYKLEGTLEKHWYKDGSYHDVLVMGKVR, translated from the coding sequence GTGATAATCGGTAGTAGAGTACAACTTATTGCATTAAATGAAGAAGTTATGAATTTATCACTAAAGTGGATTAATGATCCAGAAATTCGTATTTATACTGGTGCTAAATTTCCAGTGACAAGAAATGAGCATGAGGTTTGGTTCGATTCAAAAGCTACAAACAAATACAATAAAACCTTTGCAATACAAATAATCGAGACTGGAAAAATAATAGGTATAGTAGGAAATACTGATTATGATCCACTAAATAGAACTACCTATCCATACATATATATTGGAGAAAAAGACAGCCAAGGTAAAGGAATTGGCCAAGAATCATTTAATCTTATACTGGATTTTTGCTTTGAGGTTCTAAACGTAAATCGCGTATATGGCTATTTATTTGAATATAATTCTGATTCTAAAAATATGCTTTTAAAGTGTGGCTATAAATTAGAAGGAACACTTGAAAAACACTGGTATAAAGATGGTAGCTATCACGATGTATTAGTGATGGGGAAGGTGAGATAG
- a CDS encoding tyrosine-protein phosphatase, with the protein MIDTHAHILPGLDDGAETMEQTKRLLEKAVEEQLTGIIATPHAFHPNFKTNLAALNRQLELVNSYIAEEQLPLTIYSGQECRLGEKLPEKLAAKEALTLAGSRYVLLELPSSGIPAYTVPIIQQLITQNYVPIIAHAERNQGIIEKPERLKKLLLHGAMAQVTAGSIAGSFGKAIQRTAMNLIDANLIHVYGSDVHSIDKRPFLFNEGLDYLEKKNRHDMVDIFLENNERIILDEHFHVLEPEDIQKGKWWNIFT; encoded by the coding sequence ATGATCGACACACACGCTCATATTTTGCCAGGACTTGACGACGGTGCAGAAACGATGGAGCAAACCAAACGACTATTAGAAAAAGCAGTAGAGGAACAATTAACGGGAATCATTGCGACACCTCACGCTTTTCATCCGAACTTTAAAACAAACCTCGCAGCATTAAACAGACAATTAGAGCTCGTAAATAGCTATATTGCAGAAGAACAGCTTCCCCTTACCATCTATAGTGGCCAAGAATGTCGTTTAGGTGAGAAATTACCAGAGAAACTAGCGGCAAAAGAAGCCTTAACATTAGCGGGATCACGTTATGTGCTATTAGAGTTGCCTTCTTCTGGCATTCCGGCATACACGGTACCAATTATCCAGCAATTAATCACTCAAAACTATGTGCCAATTATTGCGCACGCAGAACGTAACCAAGGGATTATTGAAAAACCAGAACGCTTGAAAAAGTTGTTGCTTCACGGGGCGATGGCGCAAGTGACAGCTGGTTCGATTGCTGGTAGTTTCGGTAAAGCCATTCAACGCACAGCCATGAATTTGATTGACGCGAACTTAATCCATGTGTACGGCTCTGATGTTCATAGCATAGACAAGCGACCTTTCCTTTTTAACGAAGGACTCGATTATTTAGAGAAAAAGAATCGACATGACATGGTCGACATTTTCCTTGAAAACAACGAGCGTATTATATTGGATGAACATTTCCACGTATTAGAGCCAGAAGATATCCAAAAGGGCAAATGGTGGAATATTTTTACTTGA